Proteins from one Bacteroidales bacterium genomic window:
- the gyrA gene encoding DNA gyrase subunit A, producing the protein MSEEGEKIIAVNIEEQMKSAYIDYSMSVIVSRALPDIRDGLKPVHRRVLFGMYELGVMSNRPYKKSARIVGEVLGKYHPHGDTSVYDAMVRMAQDWSLRYPLVDGQGNFGSIDGDSPAAMRYTEARLKKIAEEMLADIDKETVDFSLNFDDTLEEPVILPTKIPNLLINGTSGIAVGMATNMPPHNLSQVIDGVMAFIDNNDITIAELMQHIKAPDFPYGGIIYGYEGVKNAFETGRGRIIIRANTNIEPITKEKDAIIATSVPYLVNKAEMIKKTADLVNEKQIEGISDIRDESDRNGIRIVYDLKRDAIANVVLNNLFKYTQLQSSFSVNNIALINRRPVMLNLKDMIKSFVEHRHEIVVRRTKYELKEAEKRAHILEGLLIAVDNIDAVIKLIKSSATPDDAKSGLIEAFALTEIQAKAILEMRLQRLTGLEREKIKEEHIGLLKQIKYFKEILEDVTLRMKIIKEELAEIKSKYGDAPRSEIVYTADDFRIEDTIADEAVVITISHLGYIKRTPLSEYRRQNRGGRGSKGSDSREEDYIEHLFTATNHNYMLFFTESGKCFWLKVYEIPEGTRASKGRAIQNLLNLEPSDKIKAYINVKNLDDKEYIENNYIIMCTQKGVIKKTKLEAFSRPRQNGIIAITVKDGDHLIEAKMTGGKDEIVIALKSGRAIRFNESKVRPMGRGASGVRGIRMNNSKDEAIGMVCVEDSNSTLLVVSENGYGKRTKVDDYRVTNRGGKGVKTINITDKTGCLIAIQNVVDTDDLMIINKSGIIIRMAVADLRVMGRATQGVRLINLKNEDAIASVTKVVIDEESENELQERVKPLPINEEEIEAIEPDDEDENEIDNSAENDEDIEEESKEENNEK; encoded by the coding sequence ATGTCAGAAGAAGGAGAAAAAATTATAGCAGTAAATATTGAAGAGCAAATGAAATCGGCTTACATTGATTATTCAATGTCGGTGATAGTTTCCAGAGCATTACCTGATATAAGAGATGGACTTAAACCGGTTCATAGAAGAGTGCTTTTTGGAATGTACGAACTTGGGGTTATGTCGAACCGCCCCTATAAAAAATCAGCAAGAATTGTGGGTGAAGTTCTTGGTAAGTATCATCCTCACGGAGATACTTCTGTTTATGATGCTATGGTGAGGATGGCGCAGGATTGGTCGTTGCGATACCCCTTAGTTGACGGGCAAGGAAATTTCGGTTCTATTGATGGAGATAGTCCCGCTGCGATGCGATATACAGAAGCACGCCTGAAAAAAATTGCCGAGGAAATGCTTGCCGATATTGACAAAGAAACCGTTGATTTCTCACTCAATTTTGATGATACCCTTGAAGAGCCGGTTATTCTCCCCACAAAAATCCCAAATCTGCTTATAAACGGAACTTCAGGAATTGCCGTGGGTATGGCAACAAATATGCCTCCTCATAATTTATCGCAGGTAATTGATGGCGTTATGGCATTTATTGACAATAACGATATTACTATTGCGGAATTGATGCAACATATTAAAGCCCCTGATTTTCCTTATGGTGGAATTATATACGGTTACGAAGGCGTTAAAAATGCTTTTGAAACTGGCAGAGGCAGAATTATTATAAGAGCAAACACAAATATAGAACCAATAACAAAAGAAAAAGATGCAATTATTGCAACTTCGGTTCCTTATCTGGTTAACAAAGCGGAAATGATTAAAAAAACTGCCGACCTTGTGAATGAGAAGCAAATAGAAGGCATTTCCGATATAAGAGATGAATCTGACAGGAATGGTATAAGGATAGTGTATGACCTTAAAAGAGATGCGATTGCAAATGTAGTATTAAACAATTTGTTTAAATACACTCAGCTACAATCTTCGTTTAGTGTAAACAATATAGCTTTAATTAACAGAAGACCGGTAATGTTGAATTTAAAGGATATGATTAAAAGCTTTGTTGAACACCGCCATGAAATTGTTGTAAGAAGAACAAAATATGAATTAAAAGAAGCCGAAAAGCGTGCACATATATTAGAGGGCTTGTTAATTGCAGTTGACAATATAGATGCAGTAATCAAACTCATAAAATCATCTGCAACACCCGATGATGCAAAGTCGGGGTTAATTGAAGCATTTGCATTGACTGAAATTCAGGCAAAAGCTATTTTAGAAATGCGTTTACAGCGACTTACAGGACTTGAAAGAGAAAAAATAAAAGAAGAACATATAGGTTTGCTAAAACAAATAAAGTATTTCAAAGAAATATTGGAAGATGTAACTTTAAGAATGAAAATCATAAAAGAAGAACTTGCCGAAATTAAGAGTAAATATGGAGATGCTCCGAGAAGTGAAATTGTTTACACTGCCGATGATTTCAGAATTGAAGATACAATAGCAGATGAAGCAGTTGTTATCACTATTTCGCATTTAGGGTACATAAAAAGAACTCCGCTTTCCGAATACAGGCGACAGAACAGGGGAGGTCGCGGTTCTAAGGGAAGCGATTCTCGCGAGGAGGATTATATTGAACATTTATTTACCGCAACAAATCATAACTATATGCTTTTCTTTACCGAAAGCGGTAAATGTTTCTGGCTTAAAGTTTATGAAATTCCTGAAGGAACGAGAGCATCGAAAGGCAGAGCAATACAAAATCTTTTGAATCTTGAACCAAGCGACAAAATCAAAGCATATATAAATGTTAAAAATCTTGATGACAAAGAATATATTGAAAATAATTACATAATTATGTGCACCCAAAAAGGTGTAATAAAGAAAACAAAACTCGAAGCATTCTCGCGTCCACGCCAGAATGGAATTATAGCAATTACTGTAAAAGACGGAGACCATCTTATTGAAGCAAAAATGACAGGAGGGAAAGATGAAATTGTAATTGCCTTGAAATCGGGAAGAGCAATAAGATTTAATGAAAGCAAGGTTCGCCCAATGGGCAGAGGCGCAAGCGGTGTCAGAGGAATAAGAATGAATAACTCAAAAGATGAAGCTATCGGAATGGTTTGTGTGGAAGACAGCAATTCAACTTTACTTGTTGTTTCCGAAAACGGATACGGAAAACGAACAAAAGTTGACGATTACAGGGTTACAAACAGAGGCGGCAAAGGTGTAAAAACAATAAATATCACCGATAAAACCGGTTGCCTTATTGCTATTCAGAACGTTGTTGATACCGATGATTTAATGATAATAAATAAATCGGGAATAATTATCAGAATGGCAGTTGCCGACTTACGAGTTATGGGTAGAGCAACACAGGGAGTACGGCTTATCAATTTGAAAAATGAAGATGCTATTGCTTCAGTTACAAAAGTTGTTATTGATGAAGAATCCGAGAACGAATTGCAGGAAAGAGTTAAACCTTTGCCGATTAATGAAGAAGAGATTGAAGCTATCGAACCGGATGACGAAGATGAAAATGAAATCGATAATTCAGCAGAAAATGATGAGGACATTGAGGAAGAATCGAAGGAAGAAAATAACGAAAAGTAG
- a CDS encoding ATP-dependent Clp protease ATP-binding subunit: MDAKFSSRVKDVLTFSREEATRLGNDYIGTEHLFLGILREGEGTAVQILMNLGVNLTEIKKNIEFSIRKETSQKINSSNIPFVKQAERILKLTHLEARYYRSKVIGTEHILLSILKNDDNVVTQALKRYNLTYELVADEVKLLSPNQDVTSELPGNGGGDDDPFEEKESGFSGTKKTGDTKSKTPVLDNFSRDLTKAAEENRLDPIVGRDRELERIAQILSRRKKNNPILIGEPGVGKSAIAEGLALRIIQRKVSRTLFDKRIVTLDLASLVAGTKYRGQFEERMKAVINELEKNQNIILFIDEIHTIVGAGGASGSLDASNMFKPALARGDIQCIGATTLDEYRQYIEKDGALDRRFQKILIDPPTIDETINILAKIKPRYEDHHNVLYTDEAIKACVLLTTRYITDRCLPDKAIDAMDEAGARVHIKNIVVPKEIIEIEKKIEETKQEKSRTIKSQKYEDAAKLRDIERKLLEDLERTKANWEQETRNNRETVSDENVAEVVAMMTGVPVQRIAQNESDRLALMAEELKGTVIGQDGAIAKVVKAIHRNRAGLKDPNKPIGTFIFLGPTGVGKTYLAKVLAKYLFDSEDTLIRVDMSEYMEKFAVSRLVGAPPGYVGYEEGGQLTEKVRRKPYSVVLLDEIEKAHPDVFHILLQVLDDGILTDSFGRKVDFKNTIIIMTSNIGSRQLREFGAGVGFKTSSKLKNMDEYNRSIIENALKKAFAPEFLNRIDDVVIFESLEREDIHKIIDIELEKLYKRINSLGYNIILTEPAKDFIADKGYDSLFGARPLKRAIQKYLEDPLAEEIIKSKLTEGDTINIDFNKDDDTLKMETKKKEAAVTKENGKKKES, translated from the coding sequence ATGGACGCAAAATTTTCCTCAAGAGTAAAAGATGTTTTAACATTTAGCCGCGAAGAAGCTACTCGCTTAGGTAATGATTATATTGGCACCGAGCATTTATTTCTAGGAATATTAAGAGAAGGCGAAGGCACTGCCGTTCAGATTCTGATGAATTTGGGTGTTAATCTTACTGAAATTAAAAAAAATATTGAATTTTCCATAAGAAAAGAAACTTCACAAAAAATAAATTCCAGCAATATCCCTTTTGTAAAACAGGCAGAAAGAATCCTTAAACTCACTCATCTTGAAGCAAGATACTACAGAAGCAAGGTAATCGGAACAGAACATATTCTTTTATCAATACTAAAAAACGATGACAATGTCGTTACTCAAGCATTGAAGAGATACAACTTAACTTATGAATTGGTTGCTGATGAAGTAAAATTATTAAGTCCGAATCAGGATGTAACAAGTGAATTACCTGGAAACGGTGGTGGTGATGATGACCCTTTTGAAGAAAAGGAAAGCGGTTTCAGTGGAACAAAGAAAACGGGAGATACAAAATCCAAAACTCCAGTGCTTGATAATTTCAGTCGCGACCTTACAAAAGCTGCGGAAGAAAACCGTCTTGACCCTATAGTTGGCAGAGACCGTGAACTTGAACGCATAGCTCAGATATTAAGCCGCAGAAAGAAAAACAATCCTATTCTTATTGGTGAACCAGGAGTTGGAAAATCAGCTATTGCCGAAGGTTTGGCATTGCGAATAATTCAAAGAAAAGTTTCAAGAACACTTTTTGATAAAAGAATTGTTACACTTGATTTGGCATCTTTGGTTGCCGGTACAAAATACCGCGGGCAATTCGAAGAAAGAATGAAAGCCGTTATTAATGAACTCGAAAAAAATCAGAATATAATTCTTTTTATTGACGAAATTCATACTATTGTTGGTGCAGGAGGTGCATCGGGTTCGCTTGATGCGTCTAACATGTTCAAACCGGCATTAGCACGCGGCGACATACAATGTATCGGTGCAACCACACTTGATGAATACCGCCAATACATTGAAAAAGACGGTGCGTTAGACCGCAGGTTTCAGAAAATACTGATTGACCCTCCCACTATTGACGAAACAATCAACATTCTTGCAAAAATTAAACCGCGATACGAAGACCATCATAATGTTTTGTACACCGATGAAGCCATTAAAGCTTGTGTGCTGTTGACTACCAGATACATCACCGACAGGTGTCTGCCCGATAAAGCAATTGATGCTATGGATGAAGCAGGCGCAAGAGTTCATATAAAAAATATAGTTGTACCAAAAGAAATTATTGAAATAGAAAAGAAAATTGAAGAAACAAAACAGGAAAAAAGCCGCACCATAAAATCACAGAAATATGAAGATGCTGCAAAGTTAAGGGATATTGAAAGGAAATTACTTGAAGACCTCGAAAGAACAAAAGCAAACTGGGAACAGGAAACCCGCAATAACAGGGAAACTGTGAGCGATGAAAATGTTGCTGAAGTTGTTGCAATGATGACAGGTGTTCCTGTTCAAAGAATTGCACAAAACGAAAGCGACCGACTTGCCTTGATGGCAGAAGAACTAAAAGGCACTGTAATCGGACAGGATGGCGCAATCGCTAAGGTTGTTAAAGCGATACATCGTAACCGTGCAGGACTAAAAGACCCAAATAAACCTATCGGAACATTTATATTTTTGGGACCTACAGGTGTTGGAAAAACTTATCTTGCAAAAGTTCTTGCTAAATATTTATTCGACAGCGAAGATACTTTGATAAGAGTAGATATGAGCGAATACATGGAAAAATTTGCTGTTTCACGTCTTGTTGGAGCACCTCCGGGATATGTTGGTTACGAAGAAGGCGGTCAGCTTACAGAAAAAGTAAGGAGAAAACCATACTCGGTTGTATTGCTTGATGAAATTGAAAAAGCACATCCCGATGTATTTCATATCTTGCTTCAGGTTCTTGATGATGGCATATTAACCGACAGCTTCGGCAGGAAAGTTGATTTTAAAAACACAATTATTATTATGACTTCAAACATCGGCTCTCGCCAGTTAAGGGAATTCGGTGCCGGCGTTGGCTTTAAAACAAGCAGCAAACTAAAAAATATGGATGAATACAACCGAAGCATTATAGAAAATGCACTAAAAAAAGCATTTGCTCCGGAATTTCTAAACAGAATAGATGATGTTGTGATATTTGAATCATTAGAACGCGAAGATATTCATAAAATAATTGACATTGAACTTGAAAAACTTTATAAAAGAATAAATTCTCTTGGCTATAATATTATACTTACTGAACCTGCAAAAGATTTTATTGCCGATAAAGGTTATGATTCTCTGTTCGGTGCAAGACCTCTGAAACGGGCTATTCAGAAATATTTAGAAGACCCGCTGGCTGAAGAAATAATAAAATCAAAACTTACCGAAGGAGATACAATAAATATTGACTTCAACAAAGATGATGATACTCTGAAAATGGAAACCAAGAAAAAGGAAGCTGCTGTTACAAAAGAAAACGGGAAAAAGAAAGAATCATAA
- a CDS encoding MBL fold metallo-hydrolase, translating into MKVTFLGTGTSQGVPVVACNCEVCKSADVRDKRLRSSVMLEINGNNFIIDAGMDFRQQMLRENVKKIDAVIITHAHKDHIGGLDDVRGFNYIQRKPIDVFASKEVTKSIKKDFCYAFEDKKFSSLPDINLHTIKNIPFEINDIKFTPIEVLHYRLRIFGYRVGDFTYITDASTISHTEMNKVIGSKCIVLNALRINTHISHYNLEQAIEVLSELKPETAYLTHISHQLGLHEEVEKTLPSFIKLAYDGLKLNLPQFTPVC; encoded by the coding sequence ATGAAAGTAACATTTCTTGGAACAGGAACATCGCAAGGCGTACCTGTGGTTGCATGCAATTGCGAAGTATGCAAATCGGCAGATGTCAGAGATAAGCGATTGAGGTCATCCGTAATGTTAGAAATTAACGGAAACAATTTTATTATTGATGCGGGAATGGATTTTCGCCAGCAAATGCTCAGAGAAAATGTTAAAAAAATTGATGCTGTTATTATAACACATGCACATAAAGACCATATCGGCGGATTGGATGATGTGAGAGGATTTAATTATATTCAGAGAAAACCTATTGATGTATTTGCATCAAAAGAAGTAACAAAAAGTATAAAAAAAGATTTCTGCTATGCTTTTGAGGATAAAAAGTTTTCAAGCTTACCAGATATAAATTTACACACAATTAAAAATATACCTTTTGAAATAAATGATATAAAATTTACACCAATCGAAGTTCTTCATTATAGATTGAGGATTTTTGGATACAGAGTAGGGGATTTTACATATATCACTGATGCAAGTACTATTTCGCATACGGAGATGAATAAGGTAATTGGTTCAAAATGCATTGTTTTAAATGCATTAAGAATAAACACACATATTTCGCATTATAATTTAGAACAAGCTATTGAAGTATTAAGTGAACTTAAACCCGAAACAGCATATTTAACACATATAAGCCATCAATTAGGATTACATGAGGAAGTTGAGAAGACATTGCCTTCGTTTATTAAACTTGCTTATGATGGCTTGAAATTAAATTTGCCGCAATTCACACCTGTTTGCTGA
- a CDS encoding MMPL family transporter, translating to MWVFLVRLILRYRLSILIVIGIVTAFMAYNATKVKLSYELARMLPAADSANVEYDTFKSRFGEDGNVFAIGIKNDKIFELEEFNALYDLCNTIRKYEGIEEVVSITRALNIFKNDSTRKFDFKPIVQTKPTKQTEVDSLKNIIYSLPFYEGLLFNPKTSSYLIAITLDKNKLNNKSRVGLIYSIRNIVEKYRIKHNVEVHYSGLPYIRTVTSQKVKEELKLFVLLSLIIASLILIIFFRSFRVLFSCLIIVVISVIWGLGTIALFNYKITILTGVIPSLLVIKAIQNCIYLLNKYHWEYKNHGNKIKALSRVVQRIGFATLITNITTAIGFAAFIFTSNAILKEFGVIASMNVMFEYLLSIILIPVIFSYLPPPKQKHILYLDSKFVQTIMNKVKFIVLNKRGTVYIIGTAIILVCFYGMTLMRTSGKVVDDIPERDPIYKDLKFFEKNFSGVMPFEISIDTKKKNGVMRLSTIRKIDSLQNVISKFSIFSQPLSLAELVKFSKQSFYHGAREKYELPDGRETAFIMQYFPSKIKGKKNILHSFIDSTKQYTRISVQMADIGMKEMNLMKLQLRPKVDSIFPPKNFNVTFTGNSIVYTKGTEFLIHNLWESIVIAIILISLLMTFVFSSYRMIVIAMFCNLIPLLITAAIMGFANIPIKPSTIIVFSVALGIAVDNAIIFLSKYRHELKFRSTDIKESVINALDETGVSIIYTSIVLVMGFAIYIVSGFGGTQALGLLITITLFVALFFNLVALPSLILSFNKTIVTEAFKEPLIEIYDNDEDAEEENEGENNDNKMKE from the coding sequence ATGTGGGTTTTTCTTGTTAGGTTAATTCTTAGATACCGATTGTCGATACTTATTGTTATAGGCATAGTTACTGCTTTCATGGCTTATAATGCGACTAAAGTAAAATTGTCATACGAACTTGCCAGAATGCTTCCTGCTGCCGATTCAGCGAATGTTGAATACGATACATTCAAAAGCAGATTCGGTGAAGATGGAAATGTTTTTGCCATAGGCATAAAAAACGATAAGATTTTTGAACTTGAGGAATTCAACGCACTGTATGATTTGTGTAACACTATTAGAAAATATGAAGGTATTGAAGAAGTTGTTTCGATAACCAGGGCATTGAATATTTTCAAAAATGACAGCACAAGAAAATTTGATTTCAAACCAATAGTACAAACAAAGCCCACCAAACAAACCGAAGTTGACAGTTTAAAAAATATTATTTATTCCCTCCCCTTTTACGAAGGATTATTATTTAATCCCAAAACCAGTTCATACTTAATAGCAATAACGCTCGACAAGAATAAACTCAATAACAAAAGCAGAGTTGGTTTAATATACAGCATAAGAAATATTGTCGAAAAATACAGGATAAAACATAATGTCGAAGTTCATTACTCAGGATTGCCATATATAAGAACCGTTACCTCACAAAAGGTAAAAGAAGAGCTCAAACTATTTGTTTTGCTTTCCCTGATAATAGCATCGTTGATTCTTATTATATTCTTCAGGTCATTCAGGGTTTTATTTTCCTGCCTGATAATTGTTGTAATAAGTGTTATATGGGGATTGGGAACCATTGCATTGTTCAATTATAAAATCACAATATTAACAGGCGTAATTCCGTCGTTGCTTGTTATTAAAGCTATTCAGAACTGCATTTATTTGCTTAACAAATACCACTGGGAATACAAAAATCACGGCAATAAAATAAAAGCATTGTCGCGGGTAGTTCAAAGAATTGGCTTTGCAACGCTTATAACCAATATCACAACAGCAATCGGTTTTGCTGCTTTTATCTTTACCTCAAATGCAATTCTTAAGGAATTCGGAGTTATTGCTTCAATGAATGTAATGTTTGAATATTTACTTTCAATAATACTCATACCTGTTATTTTCAGCTACCTTCCGCCTCCCAAGCAAAAGCACATTTTGTATCTTGACAGCAAATTTGTACAAACAATAATGAATAAGGTAAAATTTATTGTTTTAAACAAACGCGGAACGGTATACATAATAGGAACTGCAATAATACTTGTTTGTTTTTATGGAATGACACTTATGCGTACTTCGGGAAAAGTTGTTGACGACATTCCCGAAAGAGACCCGATTTACAAAGACCTTAAATTTTTTGAAAAGAATTTCAGCGGTGTCATGCCTTTTGAAATATCCATAGATACCAAGAAAAAGAACGGCGTGATGCGGCTGAGCACTATAAGGAAAATTGATTCGCTGCAAAATGTAATTTCAAAGTTTTCCATATTTTCTCAACCCTTATCTCTTGCCGAACTTGTAAAATTCTCGAAACAGTCATTTTACCACGGCGCTCGAGAAAAATATGAACTTCCTGATGGAAGAGAGACAGCTTTTATAATGCAATACTTTCCTTCAAAAATAAAAGGAAAGAAAAATATTTTACATTCATTCATTGACAGTACAAAGCAATATACGCGCATCAGCGTTCAAATGGCTGATATCGGAATGAAAGAAATGAACCTGATGAAGCTGCAACTGAGACCTAAAGTAGATTCCATTTTCCCTCCGAAAAATTTTAATGTGACATTTACCGGCAATAGCATAGTTTACACAAAAGGAACTGAATTTTTAATTCATAATTTGTGGGAAAGCATTGTCATTGCTATTATCCTCATATCATTACTCATGACTTTTGTATTTTCATCATACAGAATGATAGTCATTGCAATGTTCTGCAATCTTATCCCGCTTTTAATTACTGCTGCTATCATGGGTTTTGCAAATATTCCCATAAAGCCATCTACTATCATTGTTTTCAGTGTTGCACTCGGCATAGCAGTTGACAATGCAATAATTTTTCTTTCAAAATACCGCCATGAACTCAAATTTCGCAGTACTGACATAAAAGAATCGGTAATAAATGCACTTGATGAAACCGGCGTGAGCATTATTTATACTTCAATAGTGCTTGTTATGGGATTTGCTATTTATATAGTTTCGGGCTTTGGAGGAACGCAGGCACTCGGCTTGCTTATCACCATCACCTTGTTTGTTGCTTTGTTTTTTAACCTTGTTGCATTGCCTTCGTTAATTCTCAGCTTTAACAAAACAATTGTTACAGAAGCATTCAAAGAACCTTTAATTGAAATTTACGATAACGATGAGGATGCTGAAGAAGAAAACGAAGGAGAAAATAACGACAATAAAATGAAGGAATGA
- the rfbA gene encoding glucose-1-phosphate thymidylyltransferase RfbA, protein MKGIILAGGAGTRLHPITLAMSKQLMPIYDKPMIYYPLSVLMMAGISEILVISTPSDLPDFEKLLGDGKKIGCSFKYAVQEIPNGLAQAFVIGEKFIKKDKVCLILGDNIFFSSGLQGLLKENSEPDGGVVFAYHVSDPERYGVVAFDENLKAISIEEKPKHPKSNFAVPGLYMYDNSVVGVAKNIKPSARGEYEITDVNKWYLEKGKLKVGVLSRGTAWLDTGTFASLMQASQFVQVIEERQGLKIGCIEEVAYRMGFINAEQLKKLAQPLLKSGYGEYLLKIV, encoded by the coding sequence ATGAAAGGTATAATATTAGCAGGAGGTGCAGGCACGCGATTGCATCCCATAACCTTAGCCATGAGCAAACAGCTCATGCCAATATACGATAAGCCAATGATTTATTATCCGTTGTCGGTTTTGATGATGGCAGGAATATCCGAAATACTTGTAATTTCAACACCTTCCGACCTTCCTGATTTCGAAAAACTTCTTGGCGACGGGAAAAAAATCGGTTGTTCTTTTAAATATGCAGTGCAGGAAATCCCCAACGGACTTGCTCAAGCATTTGTAATAGGCGAAAAATTTATTAAAAAAGATAAAGTTTGCTTAATACTTGGTGACAACATTTTTTTCAGCAGCGGTTTGCAGGGACTTTTAAAAGAAAACTCCGAACCTGATGGCGGTGTTGTTTTTGCATATCACGTTTCCGACCCTGAAAGATACGGTGTTGTTGCGTTTGATGAAAACCTGAAAGCAATATCAATTGAAGAAAAACCGAAACATCCGAAATCAAATTTTGCTGTACCTGGATTGTATATGTACGACAATAGTGTTGTTGGAGTAGCCAAAAACATTAAACCGAGTGCAAGAGGTGAATATGAAATCACCGATGTAAACAAATGGTATCTTGAAAAAGGCAAACTCAAAGTAGGTGTTTTAAGCAGAGGAACGGCATGGCTCGATACGGGCACTTTTGCTTCGCTCATGCAGGCAAGTCAGTTTGTGCAGGTTATTGAAGAAAGACAGGGATTGAAAATCGGATGTATTGAAGAAGTTGCTTACCGCATGGGATTTATAAATGCAGAACAGTTAAAAAAACTTGCACAACCATTGCTGAAAAGCGGATATGGAGAGTATCTTTTGAAAATCGTTTAA
- a CDS encoding polyprenyl synthetase family protein, giving the protein MHSIEYLQKRIDEEIAGLNFNLEPKELYDPIAYMLSIGGKRLRPALALLSCDVFGGDIEKAIFPALAIETFHNFTLIHDDIMDNAPIRRGHTTVYKNAIPMLPFFQVMRCLPKLMSFL; this is encoded by the coding sequence ATGCATTCCATTGAATACTTACAGAAACGAATAGATGAAGAAATTGCAGGTTTGAATTTTAATTTAGAGCCAAAAGAACTTTACGACCCTATTGCGTACATGCTTTCGATAGGCGGGAAAAGATTGCGACCTGCATTAGCACTACTTTCCTGCGATGTTTTCGGCGGTGATATTGAAAAGGCAATTTTCCCCGCTCTTGCTATTGAAACATTTCACAACTTCACACTTATCCATGATGACATAATGGATAATGCACCAATACGCAGAGGACACACTACTGTTTATAAAAATGCAATCCCAATGTTGCCATTCTTTCAGGTGATGCGATGTTTGCCAAAGCTTATGAGCTTCTTATAA
- a CDS encoding polyprenyl synthetase family protein: protein MFAKAYELLIKTDEIYYNKILKVFNQTSIEVCEGQQFDMNFETQEDITIPEYIKMIRLKTGVLIAACFNVGSIIAFASDEDAQNIYSFGENLGIAFQLQDDLLDVYAEQNKFGKKIGSDILTNKKTFLLIKALELAKDKTSEKLKSILKSNNFIPEEKIKEVTAIYNFLNIKELTIKMIDNYYEKSLRYLELLSINNGKKKVLKDFAGSIMKRDF from the coding sequence ATGTTTGCCAAAGCTTATGAGCTTCTTATAAAAACCGATGAGATTTATTATAACAAAATTCTGAAAGTATTTAACCAAACCTCCATTGAAGTTTGCGAAGGGCAACAGTTTGATATGAATTTCGAAACTCAGGAAGATATTACAATTCCCGAATACATTAAAATGATTCGTTTAAAAACAGGAGTTCTTATTGCTGCATGTTTTAATGTTGGTTCTATTATTGCTTTTGCTTCCGATGAAGATGCTCAAAATATTTATTCTTTCGGAGAAAATCTCGGCATTGCTTTTCAATTGCAAGACGACCTTCTTGATGTATATGCAGAGCAGAATAAATTCGGGAAAAAAATCGGCAGTGATATTTTAACAAACAAAAAAACCTTTCTTCTGATTAAAGCATTGGAACTTGCAAAAGATAAAACCTCAGAAAAACTAAAGTCCATACTTAAAAGCAATAATTTTATTCCTGAAGAAAAAATCAAGGAAGTTACCGCAATTTACAATTTTCTAAACATTAAAGAACTTACCATAAAAATGATTGACAATTATTACGAAAAATCATTGAGATATCTCGAATTATTGAGCATCAACAATGGAAAGAAAAAAGTTTTAAAGGATTTTGCCGGAAGTATAATGAAAAGGGACTTTTAG